CTCCACGCAGCGAAGGCATCGACATTGCTGACTGAAATTGGTTTAATCTCAAACTCTTGCAGGATACTCAACATTTGCGACAATGACACCAGTCTATCATCAAATGTCACCACCAAACTACCTGTTTGCTGATTAGCACAAACTTCTCTCACCCCTTTGTACTGCCGTAAATCTGCGGATATTTTCTCTAATTTTTCGTTTAAACTAGCCTCAGTAGCGCGGATGCGGATGCGCCCGTTCGTTGCATGAACAATTTCTAATCCCCCAGCAGAAAATTCTGGGCTGGTATTTTGATTTATCTGCGGATTCAAACCGCAACTACTGATATCTTTTGTCATTTAATCAATAAAATATACCAGAAAAAAGGTTAACAATAGGTTAAATATAACCATAAGCTTCAGTGTCCAGTCTCTTCCTTGAGAGATATCTTGAACTTAGGTATGATTAATTACTCTTTTTTGATATTCATCCTCAGTAATCATGTCCAGAGAGTTCTCAACACGATCTACAAACACCACACCATCGAGATGATCATACTCATGTTGAAAGATCCGAGCCACAAAATCAGTTAATTCTTGCTTTTTAAACTTGCCATTGCGGTCAGTATATGCTATGGTTAAATGTTTATATCTGGGAACTAAACCTCGAATCCCAGGAACACTTAAACAACCTTCCCAACCTTTGACAATTTCAGTAGAATGGTCAATTATTCTGGGATTGATCATGGCAGTAGGCTCCATAACCGGGGCGTTGGGATACCTGAGATTAGGGCGGGAAGCCACGATAAATAAACGATAGGATGCGGCTACTTGAGGCGCAGCAATTCCCACGCCGTTAGCCTGAGCAACTGTTACAGTCAAGTCGTCAATCAGCTTTTGAATGTATTTATCTTGAGTATTTTCCACCCAAGCCGCTTTTTGACGTAGTACAGGATCGCCCAATTGAATGATTGGTATGAATTCCGGC
The window above is part of the Nodularia spumigena CCY9414 genome. Proteins encoded here:
- the def gene encoding peptide deformylase encodes the protein MPEFIPIIQLGDPVLRQKAAWVENTQDKYIQKLIDDLTVTVAQANGVGIAAPQVAASYRLFIVASRPNLRYPNAPVMEPTAMINPRIIDHSTEIVKGWEGCLSVPGIRGLVPRYKHLTIAYTDRNGKFKKQELTDFVARIFQHEYDHLDGVVFVDRVENSLDMITEDEYQKRVINHT